In Nitrososphaera sp., the sequence TGGAACTTGTGACGTTTTCTGCTATCTAGTATACTATGCGAGGCGTAGATGAAATCAAACCTGAATCGAACAGATCTGATTATGCGGCAACGGTGATTGGCATCTATTGGTAAACTCATTAGTGTCTGATCCGAAAGAAACGCGCCGCTTTTGAAGCTTGAATCTCACTAAATTATAAGCCCGACTGTTACGAGGCTACATCTCTGCAACTGTTCAATTAGGGCTGTTATATGCGAATCCTTTCTCGAATCAGTGCAGACAGAGAATACAGTATAATCGCCGTTACAAGCAACATAGACCCTATGACCGCGGTGCCAACGGAAATTATGATCATCGGAGTCGAAACATAGCGTGTTGCAGAAAAAATATCGAGTGCCTGAACAGCAAAATATCCAGCTACGCTCAAGAAACCAATACCTGGCAAGCCATAGAATGAAAGTGGATGATAGATTGAGAGGAATCTCAATATTGCGAGTACAATCCCTCCTCCGTGCGATAGCGGATTATGCGTTGAAGTGTCTCCAATGTCATAGCGTATGGTTATTGGGACCTCTTTTATCGTCAGGTTCCTTTGACCTGCTCTCATGAGGATTTCAGTCGAAGCTGCCATCCCATCCTCCGTTAAATCGATGGAAGCTATGGCCTTCTTGTTATACGCCCTGAAACCGCTTTGAGCATCTGTAAGGTGGTTTTTTGAAGTAAGTTGAGCCAGCTTGGTTATTGTTTTAATGCCTAAGCTTCGGTAAGCGGGAACCTTCTTCTTATCGGCGGCTTTTAAGAATCTAGAACCTATTACCATATCTGCTTCTTTACGCAAAATAGGCCCTAGGAGAGCGGGAATTTGGCTTGGGTCATGTTGACCGTCAGAATCCAATGTTATCATCACTTCTGCATCGTGCTCTTTGGCATACTCAAAGAGCGTCTTGATTGCAGCGCCGTACCCGCGGTTGGCGGGATGTGCTACAACGGTTGCACCCGCAGATCTTGCAGCTTCGGAGGTACCATCCGATGATCCGTCGTCACAAACTATAATGGCGTTCGCGTACGGTTTTGCCCGCTTTATTATTTGACCGATCTCTTTGGCTTCGTTAAACGCAGGAATGCAAATCATAACTCTTGAGGCTTTCTCAACACTCTCAGAATGGGACAAAAGTAATTGCTCTATGAGAATGTGGAGTATAAGAGAACGCTTCTGTAGAAGGACTACCGTGACTAAAGCGTATAAGCATGTTTACAATTTCTAAGTCGAATTCCAAGAAGAATATCGTCACTAGTAGATGATGAAGAGAGCCGAATAGTGCATGCTCCTTTGTAATTGGATTTTGCGTAGGGAAGACGTGATATCCTAAAATTAATACGCTACTTTGCAGTTGACAGCATTTAGAATCTTCCTACTAGATACCTACACATGCATTAGTCGTCACTCAAAAGCCACATCAACTTTTGGGGGCAAAGCATACTGCCACTTAATTTTGAACCCCGCAGGCACATGCTGATCGGAGAGCGTCGGAAGGCCCGATGATAAAACGTTACCTGATGGATCTTCGATAGTTATCGAAACGTCTTTCCCGCCCGTGCTAGTAATAGTTGCAGGTGCTGATTCCAATGTATATTCGGTCAAGTTTTTAGGGGAGTTTGAGTCTCCGTCGGTCTCCACAATTAAATTCAATTTTGAATAAAATGGCTCAAATACTTTTCCTACAGGATTATAGCCAGGGTTATCGTGAACAAAAGAAGACTTCAATGCGGCTTGTATGAATATTCTTCCGACTCCTGTGCTGCCATTAGCAAAAGTATTCCCCGAAATTTCATTTTCTTGTCCGCTTGCATAAATAGAATACTTAGCATTGTTTGGTCCATCAAATTGATTCCCTTCAATCAGATTGAGATTACCTGAGACCTGAAGGTCAAAGTAAGTGTTATTCTCAACTAGACCATTTGCATCGAATCTGTTTCCAATCCAAACATTCTTGTCTGCGTGGGTTAGTCTTGCACCATCCTCTTTATTCAAGTAGATCCAATTGCCGATGTAAGTTCCCAAATCTCCATCGTCGCTGATTCCAAATCCATCGTTGTATAGGAATTTACTATCAGTTACGCGTAGGTCGGGAGAAGCGAAGCTACCTGTTACATACAACCCCGCTCGACCTGCATGCTCAAAAGTGCACCCTACAATTTTGTTATTCCATGCATTTTTTTGTCCGACCGAAAAATCGTCTTGTTTAAAGTCCCGAAGGAAGACGTTGTTCCATGTGCTATCGGTAACGCCGAAATTAGTTCCATTCAGTACGAATCCAGAATTGTAATATGCTCCTACGCCCTTGTTTCCGATCCCCTCAAA encodes:
- a CDS encoding right-handed parallel beta-helix repeat-containing protein, with translation MTEAINCKTGIVFYSDGSASSTINAVIREINASGGGEVYVKGYGVHHPYNITNALVIPDSGHLKFVGEGPEWTVLQVPPNFDNNLFEFTGIKFANSYFNEFSDFEGIGNKGVGAYYNSGFVLNGTNFGVTDSTWNNVFLRDFKQDDFSVGQKNAWNNKIVGCTFEHAGRAGLYVTGSFASPDLRVTDSKFLYNDGFGISDDGDLGTYIGNWIYLNKEDGARLTHADKNVWIGNRFDANGLVENNTYFDLQVSGNLNLIEGNQFDGPNNAKYSIYASGQENEISGNTFANGSTGVGRIFIQAALKSSFVHDNPGYNPVGKVFEPFYSKLNLIVETDGDSNSPKNLTEYTLESAPATITSTGGKDVSITIEDPSGNVLSSGLPTLSDQHVPAGFKIKWQYALPPKVDVAFE
- a CDS encoding glycosyltransferase family 2 protein, with the translated sequence MSHSESVEKASRVMICIPAFNEAKEIGQIIKRAKPYANAIIVCDDGSSDGTSEAARSAGATVVAHPANRGYGAAIKTLFEYAKEHDAEVMITLDSDGQHDPSQIPALLGPILRKEADMVIGSRFLKAADKKKVPAYRSLGIKTITKLAQLTSKNHLTDAQSGFRAYNKKAIASIDLTEDGMAASTEILMRAGQRNLTIKEVPITIRYDIGDTSTHNPLSHGGGIVLAILRFLSIYHPLSFYGLPGIGFLSVAGYFAVQALDIFSATRYVSTPMIIISVGTAVIGSMLLVTAIILYSLSALIRERIRI